The region TCTTTTTGCCAATAATATTGATTTTCAAATGGCAGAAAAAAATCCACAAAGAGTTGCACCTAGCAATCCAAATCAAATATTATCTTTTAATAGTAGCGTCAATGGGGCTATGAAATCTGTTGTAAATATTGCAGCAAAAAGAAGAGTAATATCAAATGCGGCAAATATCCCATTTCAAATGTTTAACGACCCTTTTCTAAGAAGATTCTTTGGAGACCAGTTTAATGAACAATTTAACCAAAATAGAATTCAAAGATCACTTGGTTCTGGTGTTATAATTTCAAAAGATGGATATATTGTAACAAATAATCATGTTGTTGAAAATGCCGATGAGATCTCTGTAACTATTGGTAATAATCCAAAAGAGTACAATGCAGTTATTATAGGTAAGGATTCAGATAGTGATTTAGCAGTAATTAAAATTGAAGGTGAAAATTTTGAAGCTATTAAATTTGGATATTCAACAGATTTAAAAGTTGGAGATTTAATTTTTGCTATTGGTAACCCATTTGGTATAGGAACAACAGTTACACAAGGTATTATCTCAGCACTAAATAAGGATCATGTAGGTATTAACAGATATGAAAATTTTATTCAAACAGATGCCTCAATTAACCCTGGTAACTCAGGTGGTGCTTTAGTTGATAGTAGAGGAGCTTTAATTGGTATTAATAGTGCAATTATTTCTAAATCAGGTGGGAATAATGGTATAGGTTTTGCTATCCCTGTTGCAATGGTAAAAGATGTTGTAAAAAAATTAATTAGTGATGGTAAAGTTACAAGGGGTTATTTAGGTGTAGTTATTGATGATTTAAAACCAAACTTATCAAAACTATATAAACATAAATCTGGTGCACTTATCTTAGATGTAGCAGGAGATACACCTGCTCAAAAAGCTGGTTTAAGAAGAGGTGACTTAATTTATATGATAAATAATGTTCCTATAAAAGATAGAAAAGCCTTACAGAATACAATTGCTTCATTTAAACCTAATGAAACTATCTCTATAAAATTAGAAAGAGACAAAAAAGATATTCAGTTAAACATCACACTAGGAAATAGAGCTGGACTTGTAACCTCAGCTGCAAATAATGGGAAATTTCTAGGTGGTTTAAAACTAACAGAGCTAGATGCGAACATAATTAAAAGATTTAGGTTAAATGCCAATACAAGAGGTGTACTTATTGCCTATGTTGAACCAAATTCTGAAGCTGAAAAAGTAGGTTTTCAACCAGGGGATGTTATTATTCAAATAGAAGATATAGAGATAAAAAGTTTTGCAGATATGCAACAAGCTATTAGAAAATATAATAAGCAACTAAAAAGAGTCTACGTAAACAGATACGGACAGACAATTCCATTTGCTATAAAATAAAGGATTTATTATAGTTCAAGTACTTATGATAGAGGATGATTTAGAGTTAGCTCAAATCATCACAGATTATTTAGCTTCATACGATATTGAAGTTACAAATACAGATAGCCCATATAATGGGCTGTCTATGTTAAGTTTAAAAGATTACAAACTTCTTATTCTAGATTTAACTCTTCCAGAGATTGATGGACTTGAACTAATTCCAAAAATTAGAGCAAAATCTGATATTCCTATTATTATCTCAAGTGCAAGAGATGATATTTTAGATAAAGTTATGGGTCTTGAAAGAGGAGCAGATGATTATTTGCCAAAACCTTATAACCCAAGAGAATTACAAGCAAGAATAAAAGCTATTCTAAAAAGAATCATGCCCGTAGAAAAAGTAGATGAAAATGTTAAAAAATCTGATTTTATATTAAAAGAAGATGATATTCAAATCTATTTTAAAGACCAATTATTAAATTTAACTCTAGCAGAATTTGATATTTTAAGACTTATGATTCAACGAAATGGTGCTGTTATAGCAAGAGAAGATTTTATTTATGCAAGTGATCATATTGAAGATGACAGTAGTTTAAAAAATATTGATGTAATGGTTTCAAGAATTAGATCAAAAATCTCAAAAATAGATGATAGTAAAACCTACATTAAATCAGTTAGAGGAATAGGTTACCAACTTATATGATACGTAATATTTCAATCTCTGCATTTATCAATACAATTTTTATTTTAGCATTAATAGCTATTTCATTAACTTTTACTATTTTTATAAAACTTGATAAACAAAGATTTAATATTACTATGCAAAAGAAATATGAATTAGTTGCTGAAAATCTTCTTAAAACATTAGATTTTGCTCCCTCAAAAAATGGCATAAAATCTATTCTTGAACAGTTTAAGATGAAACAACTAGACGATACTGAATTTACTTTAAAACTATTAAATGAAGCAAAACCAATCTTGATAAGACAAAATTCAAAAGGGATGTATAGAATATTTATATTAGAAGATAATCTATATACTTATGTTCAAAAAGATGGATACAACTTAATGCTTCAAGATTCACAAAACTATTCTTACAATCTATCTATTATCTCTTTAGCTATTGCTTTATCTTTAGGTACATTGTTTTCATTATATTATATTTTAAAAAGAAAATTAAAACCTCTTAGAAATTTAAATAAAGAGATTAAAAAATTCTCAGAGGGTGATTTAAATGTAAAAATACAATCTAATAGTTCTGATGAGATAGGAACTATTGCAAAAACTTTTGATGAAGCTATTACCCATATAAATAACCAAACAAAATCAAAAGAGCTTTTTATGCGTAATATGATGCATGAGCTTAAAACACCTATTACAAAAGCTATGTTTATTGCTGAAACATTAGAAGATGATAAAAAAAGAGAAACTCTACAAAGAGCTTTTAAAAGAATGGATGATATTATTAAAGAACTTGCAATGGTAGAAAAGCTTACCTCAAATAATACAGCCGTATATAAAGAACCTACCTCATTTTTTAAAATCTATAAAAAGACTGTTGAAATAGCTCTTTTAAGTCCAGATAAACTCAGTGCCAAAATAAATGACTTCAAACTAAATGCAGATGTAACAATGTTTTCCGTTGCACTTAAAAATTTAATTGATAATGGAATAAAATTTTCACCAAATAACCATGTAGTAGTAAAAGCAAACAAACATAGAATTGACATCATCTCTTTAGGTGAAAAATTAAAACACGATTTAGAATATTATACTGAAGCTTTTTCACAAGAGGAGAAAAGAAGTGATGGTTTTGGATTAGGTTTATATATTGTAAAAACTATTGCAAATCTTCATGGTTATAAATTAATATATAAACATAATCAAGGGAAAAACATCTTTACTATTTTGATAGATTAACCTCTTTCATAATCTCAAACCAATCTCTATTAAAATGTTTTTTT is a window of Halarcobacter sp. DNA encoding:
- a CDS encoding Do family serine endopeptidase, which gives rise to MKKKLFFIAIFIASSLFANNIDFQMAEKNPQRVAPSNPNQILSFNSSVNGAMKSVVNIAAKRRVISNAANIPFQMFNDPFLRRFFGDQFNEQFNQNRIQRSLGSGVIISKDGYIVTNNHVVENADEISVTIGNNPKEYNAVIIGKDSDSDLAVIKIEGENFEAIKFGYSTDLKVGDLIFAIGNPFGIGTTVTQGIISALNKDHVGINRYENFIQTDASINPGNSGGALVDSRGALIGINSAIISKSGGNNGIGFAIPVAMVKDVVKKLISDGKVTRGYLGVVIDDLKPNLSKLYKHKSGALILDVAGDTPAQKAGLRRGDLIYMINNVPIKDRKALQNTIASFKPNETISIKLERDKKDIQLNITLGNRAGLVTSAANNGKFLGGLKLTELDANIIKRFRLNANTRGVLIAYVEPNSEAEKVGFQPGDVIIQIEDIEIKSFADMQQAIRKYNKQLKRVYVNRYGQTIPFAIK
- a CDS encoding response regulator transcription factor, whose translation is MVQVLMIEDDLELAQIITDYLASYDIEVTNTDSPYNGLSMLSLKDYKLLILDLTLPEIDGLELIPKIRAKSDIPIIISSARDDILDKVMGLERGADDYLPKPYNPRELQARIKAILKRIMPVEKVDENVKKSDFILKEDDIQIYFKDQLLNLTLAEFDILRLMIQRNGAVIAREDFIYASDHIEDDSSLKNIDVMVSRIRSKISKIDDSKTYIKSVRGIGYQLI
- a CDS encoding ArsS family sensor histidine kinase, with translation MIRNISISAFINTIFILALIAISLTFTIFIKLDKQRFNITMQKKYELVAENLLKTLDFAPSKNGIKSILEQFKMKQLDDTEFTLKLLNEAKPILIRQNSKGMYRIFILEDNLYTYVQKDGYNLMLQDSQNYSYNLSIISLAIALSLGTLFSLYYILKRKLKPLRNLNKEIKKFSEGDLNVKIQSNSSDEIGTIAKTFDEAITHINNQTKSKELFMRNMMHELKTPITKAMFIAETLEDDKKRETLQRAFKRMDDIIKELAMVEKLTSNNTAVYKEPTSFFKIYKKTVEIALLSPDKLSAKINDFKLNADVTMFSVALKNLIDNGIKFSPNNHVVVKANKHRIDIISLGEKLKHDLEYYTEAFSQEEKRSDGFGLGLYIVKTIANLHGYKLIYKHNQGKNIFTILID